CTTAATATAAGGTCCATATCTTCCAATTAGTACATGTATTTTTTCTTTTTCAAATACTTTTATTGTAGCTTTTGCTTTTGCTTCTGTTATTTCTTGAATTACTTCTAATGCACGTGGCAACTCAATTGTATAAGGATCATCTTCTTTTAATGAGAAGTATGCACTTTTAACTTGTAAATATGGTCCAAATCTCCCAATATTTGCTTTAATATCTTCGCCATCTTTATTTTGTCCTACAACTCTTGGAAGTGTGAATAGAAATAACGCTTCTTCCATAGTAATAGTATCCATATTTAAATGCTTTGGAATTGCAACAAATTGTGGTTTTTCTTCATCATCTTTAGTTCCAATTTGAACAAAAGGACCAAATCTTCCAACTCTTGCACTCATAGGTTTTCCAGATTTTGGGTCAGTTCCTATTTCTCTAATTTGTAAATAATCTTCTTTATTTACAGTTTCTTCTTTTTCTTCGATAGTCTTTTTAAAGCCACCATAAAACTCTTGCATTACTTGTTCCCAAGCAATTTTACCTTCAGCAATATCATCGAATTCTTCTTCAATTTTTGCTGTAAACCCGAGATTTATTACATCTGAGAAATGGTCTGCTAAAAAGCTATTAACAATTTCACCAGTTGGTGTTGGGGCTAATTTTTTATCTTCAGTTTTTACAACATATTCTCTTTGTTGAATTGTTGAAATAGTTGGAGCATAAGTAGAAGGTCGTCCAATTCCTTCACTTTCTAACTTTTTAACTAAAGAAGCTTCTGTATATCTTGCAGGTGGTTTAGTAAATAATTGCTCTAAATCTAATTTTTCTAAGTTTAAAACAGTTCCAACTTTAATAGTTGGTAAAATCTTTTCAGTACTATCAAGTGCACCTTCTGGATTATCACTTCCTTCTGTATAAGCTTTCATAAACCCTGGGAAGATAATTCTTTGACCCTTAGTTTGGAATTCAAACTCTTTATCTTTTCCAGCTTGAATTTTATATGTTGTATTTGCAATTTGCGCAGGAGCCATTTGAGTAGCAAGTGTTCTTTTCCAAATAAGACTATAAAGTTTGTATTGTGAATTATCAACAAATGCTTTTATATCGCTTGGTTTTAAACTTAAATCAACAGGTCTGATTGCTTCGTGAGCTTCTTGTGCTCCTTTTGCTTTTGACTTATATGCTCTTGGCTTAGATAATGAATACTCTTTTCCATATTCAGATTCAATTACTTGTTTTGCAGCACTAGTTGCAACTTTAGAAAGATTAAGTGAATCTGTTCTCATATAAGTGATTAAACCACCTGTATGACCTGGAATATTTCCTACATTTCCTTCATAAAGTTGTTGAGCAATAATCATTGTTTGCTTAACTGAATATCCAAGTTTTCTAGAAGCTTCTTGTTGTAATGTAGAAGTTGTAAATGGAGCTGCTGGATTTCTTTTTGAATCTTTTTCTTCAATATCATTTAATAAAAAATTTCCAAGTTTTATAGAAGCTTCAATCTCTTTAGCTTGTGCTTCATTCGTAACTTTTGTATTTTTGCCATTTATTTTTGCTAGTTCTGATTTTAATTCAGGATCAGAAAATTCAGATTTAATTTTCCAGTACTCTTCTGGTTTAAACTCTTTAATTTCATTTTCTCTATCAACAATAATTTTAACAGCAACAGACTGAACACGCCCTGCAGATAAACCATATCTTACTTTTCTCCATAATAATGGTGAAAGTTCATATCCAACAGCACGATCAAGAATTCTTCTTGCTTGTTGCGCATCTACTAAATGCTGATCAACTTCTCTTGGGTTTTCTAAGGCTTTTAAAATTGCATCTTTAGTAATCTCATGAAATACAATTCTTTTAATAGGGTTATTTTCGATTTTTAAAGCAGGAATTAAATGCCAAGCAATTGCTTCCCCTTCCCTATCCTCATCGGCCGCTAGGTAGATTGTAGTATCTTTATTAATATGTTTTTTTAAATCAGTGATGACTTTCTTTTTATCAGTAGAAATTAAATATTTAGGTTTGAAGTTATCTGCTGGATCAAATCCAAGTTTTGACTTTGGTAAATCTCTTACATGTCCCATTGATGCCATTACAACGTAATCGCTTCCTAAAAATTTTGATATTGTTTTTGCTTTCGCAGGTGACTCTACTATTACTAAATTCTTCACTAAAAAAAACCTTATATTATTTTGAATTTTTGCATTCTAACATAAATTAATTAATATTACTAATAAATTATGATTTCAACTTTTATATCTATATTAAATTGCTGTTTTATTTTACTCTTTGCTAGATTGATTAAATATAGGGCATCTTCATATGTACCTTTACCATTATTAACCAAAAAGTTTGCATGCTGTGATGAAAAAGACATATCACCTTTTGCAAGCCCTTTTAAACCAATTTCTTCTATTAATCTTCCAGCAAAATCATTATCTGGGTTTACAAAACATGAACCTGCACTTGGCATATGTGGTTGATTGTCTCTCATTTTATTAAATTGTTTTAACATATCTTTTGAAAAGCCATGTGTTATATTAAACACTACTTCATAAACTATTGTATCTATTTTTGTATGTCTATATGAATAGTCTATATCTTCTTTTTTGATATAACCATCTTTTGTTTTTATTGAATGAACATAATTAAAAACTTCCCAAGATTTTAAACCTGCAT
This sequence is a window from Poseidonibacter parvus. Protein-coding genes within it:
- a CDS encoding UDP-N-acetylmuramate dehydrogenase, yielding MENYFKEIDFSRYSSLKIGPKAEVLVINKIDDYKDYQIMGRCNNTLVGPNHPKFAILGEEFDYIRQEGDLLYVGCATTSGKLLTYTRNNDIADLEFLAKLPGNMGGLVKMNAGLKSWEVFNYVHSIKTKDGYIKKEDIDYSYRHTKIDTIVYEVVFNITHGFSKDMLKQFNKMRDNQPHMPSAGSCFVNPDNDFAGRLIEEIGLKGLAKGDMSFSSQHANFLVNNGKGTYEDALYLINLAKSKIKQQFNIDIKVEIIIY
- the topA gene encoding type I DNA topoisomerase; its protein translation is MKNLVIVESPAKAKTISKFLGSDYVVMASMGHVRDLPKSKLGFDPADNFKPKYLISTDKKKVITDLKKHINKDTTIYLAADEDREGEAIAWHLIPALKIENNPIKRIVFHEITKDAILKALENPREVDQHLVDAQQARRILDRAVGYELSPLLWRKVRYGLSAGRVQSVAVKIIVDRENEIKEFKPEEYWKIKSEFSDPELKSELAKINGKNTKVTNEAQAKEIEASIKLGNFLLNDIEEKDSKRNPAAPFTTSTLQQEASRKLGYSVKQTMIIAQQLYEGNVGNIPGHTGGLITYMRTDSLNLSKVATSAAKQVIESEYGKEYSLSKPRAYKSKAKGAQEAHEAIRPVDLSLKPSDIKAFVDNSQYKLYSLIWKRTLATQMAPAQIANTTYKIQAGKDKEFEFQTKGQRIIFPGFMKAYTEGSDNPEGALDSTEKILPTIKVGTVLNLEKLDLEQLFTKPPARYTEASLVKKLESEGIGRPSTYAPTISTIQQREYVVKTEDKKLAPTPTGEIVNSFLADHFSDVINLGFTAKIEEEFDDIAEGKIAWEQVMQEFYGGFKKTIEEKEETVNKEDYLQIREIGTDPKSGKPMSARVGRFGPFVQIGTKDDEEKPQFVAIPKHLNMDTITMEEALFLFTLPRVVGQNKDGEDIKANIGRFGPYLQVKSAYFSLKEDDPYTIELPRALEVIQEITEAKAKATIKVFEKEKIHVLIGRYGPYIKQGRKNFKIPKGMEAEDLTLEQCEEIIAKDPKSKGSKKEPVKKTAAKKPAAKKTTAKKAPAKKTTTKKAPAKKTATKKPAAKK